In Sphingomonas sp. SUN019, one genomic interval encodes:
- a CDS encoding SDR family oxidoreductase, protein MGWDGKVAFVTGGVSGIGFGIARAFAAAGMRLILSYRDETHRAAAERWFVDAGYVAPVFVKLDVTDRARFAEVAHEIDARFGRLDVLVNNAGVSVFGPTDEAAHADYDWIMGVNFGGVANGLVALLPLVKRGGPGGHVVNVASMAAYLSGPQAGIYTASKFAVRGLTECLRYNLAPYGIGCSLMCPGLTRTNAWDSALKRPDDFAESGFAAVDRAELETFGAAFDAGMDPFEVGGKTLAGMTRNDAVIFTHPEFAEDFREIYDASIAALPDEPVPEGRQEIERLRRAAARDAAAGKAIGLADLI, encoded by the coding sequence ATGGGCTGGGATGGCAAGGTCGCATTCGTCACGGGCGGGGTTTCCGGCATCGGCTTTGGCATCGCGCGCGCGTTTGCCGCGGCCGGTATGCGGCTGATCCTGTCCTATCGCGACGAAACGCACCGGGCCGCTGCCGAACGCTGGTTCGTGGACGCGGGATATGTCGCGCCGGTGTTCGTGAAGCTGGACGTGACCGATCGCGCGCGCTTCGCCGAGGTCGCGCACGAGATCGATGCGCGGTTCGGGCGGCTAGACGTGCTGGTGAACAATGCCGGGGTCAGCGTGTTCGGGCCGACCGACGAGGCCGCCCACGCCGACTATGACTGGATCATGGGCGTGAATTTCGGCGGAGTCGCGAACGGGCTCGTCGCATTGTTGCCGCTGGTGAAGCGCGGCGGTCCGGGTGGGCACGTCGTCAACGTCGCGTCGATGGCGGCGTATCTGTCGGGACCGCAGGCGGGGATCTATACCGCCAGCAAATTCGCCGTGCGCGGCCTGACCGAATGCCTGCGCTACAATCTGGCCCCCTATGGCATCGGCTGTTCGCTGATGTGCCCCGGCCTGACGCGCACCAACGCCTGGGACAGCGCGCTGAAGCGCCCGGACGATTTCGCCGAATCGGGCTTTGCGGCGGTCGATCGCGCCGAGCTGGAGACGTTCGGCGCGGCGTTCGACGCTGGAATGGACCCGTTCGAGGTGGGCGGAAAGACGCTGGCGGGCATGACCCGCAACGACGCGGTGATCTTCACCCATCCCGAATTCGCCGAGGATTTCCGCGAGATCTACGACGCCAGCATCGCAGCGCTGCCCGACGAACCGGTGCCCGAAGGCCGCCAGGAGATCGAACGCCTGCGCCGCGCCGCCGCCCGCGACGCCGCGGCGGGCAAGGCGATCGGGCTGGCTGATCTGATCTAG
- a CDS encoding amidohydrolase family protein, whose translation MPIDPNKVVAIDVHVHAEVSCHDPEDPVMAKYFDAASAYFKADRKRPTIPETIDYYRERNIAFCLFTVDAECGMGTKRISNYEVADIAAEHDDIVIPFASIDPHKGKLGAREARDLVENHGVKGFKFHGIAQNAHPADRMAYPIYEVIAEYKLPAIFHTGHSGMGTGMPGGGGLRLKYGQPMLIDDVAVDFPDMKFILAHPSWPWTDESLSMALHKDNVYIDLSGWSPKYFPKQVIQYANTQLKHKMMFGSDWPLIRPEKWIDAAKEAGFRDEVLPLIMKDNAVKLLGLG comes from the coding sequence ATGCCGATCGATCCCAACAAGGTCGTCGCGATCGACGTCCACGTCCATGCCGAGGTGTCGTGCCACGATCCCGAAGATCCGGTAATGGCGAAATATTTCGACGCTGCATCGGCCTATTTCAAGGCCGACCGGAAACGCCCGACGATCCCCGAGACGATCGACTATTATCGCGAACGCAACATCGCCTTCTGCCTGTTCACGGTCGATGCCGAATGCGGCATGGGAACGAAACGGATCAGCAATTACGAGGTGGCGGACATCGCCGCCGAGCATGACGATATCGTGATCCCGTTCGCGTCGATCGATCCGCACAAGGGCAAATTGGGTGCGCGAGAGGCGCGCGACCTGGTCGAGAATCACGGGGTGAAGGGCTTCAAATTCCATGGCATCGCGCAGAACGCGCATCCCGCCGATCGCATGGCGTATCCGATCTACGAAGTGATCGCGGAATATAAGCTGCCCGCGATCTTCCACACCGGCCATTCGGGGATGGGCACGGGAATGCCGGGCGGCGGCGGGCTGCGGCTGAAATATGGGCAGCCGATGCTGATCGACGATGTCGCGGTCGATTTCCCCGACATGAAGTTCATCCTGGCGCATCCGAGCTGGCCGTGGACCGACGAAAGCCTGTCGATGGCGCTGCACAAGGACAATGTGTACATTGACCTCAGCGGCTGGTCGCCCAAATATTTCCCGAAGCAGGTGATCCAATACGCCAACACGCAACTGAAGCATAAGATGATGTTCGGCAGCGACTGGCCGCTGATCCGCCCCGAAAAATGGATCGACGCGGCGAAAGAAGCGGGCTTTCGCGACGAGGTGCTGCCGCTGATCATGAAGGACAATGCGGTGAAGCTGCTGGGGTTGGGGTGA
- a CDS encoding glutathione S-transferase family protein, producing the protein MTDTDRVTLYHWEPNANSGKPMLTLFEKGVAFDSHYLDLLAFDQHKPEYLAVNPLGTIPAMTHGDLVLTESTAIMEYVDEAFAGPKLMPEDPVDAWRVRWWMKFMDQWLAPSFSMIGWSVFVGPSVRQRDPAELDAAIERIPMPERRVAWRKAISGAFSAEEMAESQRRVAIGIGFLEEALGKREWLASDSYSLADINGFNLGYALPLSQPHLSNDDLTPNIMRWLRAIYARPATRACWAMGRTDMAKRVSILESEAA; encoded by the coding sequence ATGACCGACACCGACCGCGTAACGCTCTATCACTGGGAGCCGAACGCCAATTCGGGCAAGCCGATGCTGACCCTATTCGAGAAGGGCGTCGCGTTCGACAGCCACTATCTCGATCTGCTGGCCTTCGATCAGCACAAGCCCGAGTATCTGGCGGTCAACCCACTCGGCACGATCCCGGCGATGACGCACGGTGACCTGGTGCTGACCGAATCGACCGCGATCATGGAATATGTCGACGAGGCGTTCGCGGGTCCGAAGCTTATGCCCGAGGATCCGGTCGACGCATGGCGCGTGCGCTGGTGGATGAAGTTCATGGACCAGTGGCTCGCCCCCAGCTTCTCGATGATCGGGTGGAGCGTGTTCGTCGGGCCATCGGTGCGGCAGCGCGACCCGGCTGAGCTCGACGCCGCGATCGAACGCATCCCGATGCCCGAGCGCCGTGTGGCGTGGCGGAAAGCGATCAGCGGCGCGTTCTCGGCCGAGGAAATGGCGGAATCGCAGCGCCGCGTGGCGATCGGCATCGGGTTTCTGGAGGAGGCGCTGGGGAAGCGCGAATGGCTGGCGTCGGACAGCTACAGTCTGGCCGACATCAACGGCTTCAACCTCGGCTATGCGCTGCCGCTGTCGCAGCCGCACCTGTCGAACGACGATCTGACCCCGAACATCATGCGCTGGCTGCGCGCGATCTACGCCCGGCCCGCGACGCGCGCGTGCTGGGCGATGGGGCGCACCGACATGGCGAAGCGCGTCAGCATCCTGGAAAGCGAAGCCGCATGA
- a CDS encoding AMP-binding protein: MRSIDYFDRGHDRDPAHTALVDVASGERHTFAEVRARTVAIAAAMYASGFRNQQSVALYGPNSAAIMIALLAIWRANGRWVPVNTRNAIDANAAYLSYVRCGWMFYHSSMAEDVAALRARTATLTHFVCLDRRMGDDPSLDEFVAAAPHATLPDFSDPFGAPDDVVGLFPTGGTTGPSKGVVVTNLGWSTMLETLGEAVGRGVSDPVSLVVAPITHAAGPVALGTMALGATQVILPGFDADRVLRTIAEHRVTHMYLPPTALYGLLGSPELGRQDVSSLRYFILVGSPVSPEKLRQAVEAFGPCMCQAYGQVESPMITTWLTPEVVAAAAAGDHPERLASCGKPTRSVQVGIMDDDGNLLPDGERGEIVVRGVLVSKEYFELPDATAEARAFGWHHTGDVAYRDEHGFLFIVDRKKDMVVTGGFNVFTAEVEAAVTELAQVRECAVIGVPHEKWGEQVHAVVVADGIDDATIIAHAKARLGGVKAPKSVAFVASIPRTAAGKMDKKALRADHWRGDRLVN; this comes from the coding sequence ATGCGATCGATCGACTATTTCGACCGCGGGCATGACCGCGATCCGGCCCATACCGCGCTGGTCGATGTCGCCAGCGGGGAGCGGCACACGTTCGCCGAGGTCAGGGCACGCACCGTGGCGATCGCGGCGGCGATGTACGCGTCGGGGTTCCGGAACCAGCAGTCGGTCGCGCTGTACGGCCCAAACAGCGCGGCGATCATGATCGCATTGCTCGCGATCTGGCGCGCCAACGGGCGCTGGGTGCCGGTCAACACGCGCAACGCGATCGACGCCAATGCGGCCTATCTGTCCTACGTGCGGTGCGGGTGGATGTTCTATCATTCGAGCATGGCGGAGGATGTCGCGGCGCTTAGGGCGCGGACCGCGACGCTGACGCATTTCGTATGTCTGGACCGGCGGATGGGCGACGATCCGTCGCTGGACGAGTTCGTCGCCGCCGCACCGCACGCGACGCTGCCCGATTTCTCCGATCCGTTCGGCGCGCCGGACGATGTCGTCGGGCTGTTCCCGACCGGCGGGACGACCGGACCGTCGAAGGGGGTGGTCGTCACCAACCTGGGCTGGAGCACGATGCTGGAGACGCTGGGCGAGGCGGTCGGGCGCGGCGTGTCCGATCCTGTATCTCTGGTGGTCGCACCGATCACCCATGCCGCGGGGCCTGTCGCGCTCGGCACGATGGCGCTGGGTGCGACACAGGTGATCCTGCCGGGCTTCGACGCCGACCGCGTGCTGCGCACGATCGCCGAACACCGCGTGACGCACATGTATCTGCCGCCGACCGCGCTGTACGGCCTGCTCGGCTCGCCCGAACTGGGGCGGCAGGACGTGTCGTCGCTGCGCTATTTCATCCTGGTCGGATCGCCCGTGTCGCCCGAAAAGCTGCGCCAGGCGGTCGAGGCGTTCGGGCCGTGCATGTGCCAGGCGTATGGTCAGGTCGAATCGCCGATGATCACGACGTGGCTGACCCCCGAGGTGGTCGCGGCGGCGGCGGCGGGCGACCATCCCGAGCGGCTGGCGAGTTGCGGAAAACCGACCCGATCGGTGCAGGTCGGGATCATGGACGACGACGGCAATCTGCTGCCTGATGGCGAACGCGGCGAGATCGTGGTGCGCGGCGTGCTGGTGTCGAAGGAGTATTTCGAGCTGCCCGACGCGACGGCGGAGGCGCGCGCATTCGGCTGGCACCATACCGGCGACGTCGCCTATCGCGACGAGCATGGCTTCCTGTTCATCGTCGATCGCAAGAAGGACATGGTGGTAACCGGCGGCTTCAACGTCTTCACCGCCGAGGTCGAGGCGGCGGTGACCGAATTGGCGCAGGTCCGCGAATGCGCGGTGATCGGCGTGCCGCACGAGAAATGGGGCGAGCAGGTCCATGCGGTCGTCGTTGCCGACGGGATCGACGACGCAACGATCATCGCGCACGCCAAGGCGCGGCTGGGCGGCGTGAAGGCGCCGAAGAGCGTCGCCTTCGTCGCCTCCATCCCGCGCACCGCGGCGGGCAAGATGGACAAGAAGGCGCTGCGAGCCGACCATTGGCGCGGCGACCGGCTGGTGAATTGA
- a CDS encoding TonB-dependent receptor, with translation MHDIVHTRRIARLLASASAAGLAMATPALAQDQTPPATITPPTAPPTTAAQGPEGAEFGATQDIVVTAQFRQQKLQDIPIAITAVNSAELEAKNQTNLAQVADNAPNVSLKPQGASFGPSVVASIRGVGQNDFNPAYEPGVGIYIDDVYYPQLTGAVFDLLDLDRVEILRGPQGTLAGRNSEGGAIKLYSKKPTGEGGGFVEVSYGSRNRIGVRGAADFKITDTLFGRISGVAKQQEGFVDRIDFGCANPSSGIPATQSGGDCTISKLGGIGYQAIRGILRWQPTDALEVNVIGDYTHDEHTIAGEVLLATSPINSPNVNPVPGVPYDDRFLCGRFCNYITTGQPAATWVPPIPVDPLGAAGTPLAATTGNDRSLYDGWGVSGQINYQVNDTIALTSITGYREFDTRFDSDDDLSPANVGFGKNHLTNWSFSQELRANAQLTDALNLTIGAYYFKQESLYDSLQDIRYVPVFPLQFRQPDPTKADAKAVFAQASFNPFEGFTLSGGLRYTDESKDQQYFRLNLDGTVNRFLDPVGAVYGVGYSGPDTQGLFGGGTVTALSGLIAKYSAKRVDYRLAADYRFSPELLVYASFSTGFKGGGSNPRPFNAQQVIPFAPEQLNAYEVGLKSDFFDRKARFNLSAFINDYKDIQIPVSTCPGAPCAARLNAGEGQIKGFEAELSVFPVPGLAIDASLSYLTFKYNADSLNPSATFPTNPGGVVANDPPTVPPWKFGLGAQYKADLGNAGSITPRFDVNYQDKQYTGPTVLNGTRIRNFIPAYTLVNARLTWTNANEDLDISLEALNLLDKYYLLTIFDLRGAGAGFRKGRPGSPQEFALTVKKKF, from the coding sequence ATGCACGATATTGTCCACACGCGGCGGATCGCGCGCTTGCTGGCGTCAGCCTCGGCCGCGGGCCTGGCGATGGCGACGCCGGCGCTGGCGCAGGACCAGACGCCACCCGCCACAATCACACCGCCCACCGCCCCGCCCACCACAGCGGCGCAAGGACCGGAGGGGGCGGAGTTCGGCGCGACGCAGGATATCGTCGTCACCGCGCAGTTCCGTCAACAGAAGCTGCAAGACATCCCGATCGCGATCACCGCGGTCAATTCGGCCGAGCTGGAGGCGAAGAACCAGACCAATCTGGCGCAAGTCGCGGACAATGCCCCGAACGTGTCGCTGAAGCCGCAGGGCGCGTCGTTCGGACCGTCGGTCGTCGCGTCGATCCGCGGCGTCGGGCAGAACGATTTCAACCCGGCGTACGAACCCGGCGTCGGCATCTACATCGACGACGTCTATTACCCGCAATTGACCGGCGCGGTGTTCGACCTCCTCGACCTCGACCGCGTCGAAATCCTGCGCGGGCCGCAGGGCACGCTGGCGGGGCGCAATTCCGAAGGCGGCGCGATCAAGCTGTATTCGAAGAAGCCGACCGGCGAGGGCGGCGGCTTCGTCGAGGTGAGCTATGGTTCGCGCAACCGCATCGGCGTGCGCGGCGCGGCCGATTTCAAAATCACCGACACGCTGTTCGGCCGTATCTCAGGCGTGGCCAAGCAGCAGGAGGGCTTCGTCGACCGGATCGATTTCGGTTGCGCCAACCCGTCGAGCGGCATCCCCGCGACGCAATCGGGCGGCGACTGCACGATCAGCAAGCTGGGCGGCATCGGCTATCAGGCGATCCGCGGCATCCTGCGCTGGCAGCCGACCGACGCGCTGGAGGTGAACGTCATCGGCGATTATACGCATGACGAACATACGATCGCGGGCGAAGTGCTGCTGGCGACATCGCCGATCAATTCGCCGAACGTGAACCCCGTGCCTGGCGTGCCGTATGACGATCGCTTCCTCTGCGGGCGGTTCTGCAACTACATCACCACCGGCCAGCCTGCGGCGACATGGGTGCCCCCGATCCCGGTCGACCCGCTGGGCGCAGCGGGCACGCCGCTGGCGGCGACGACCGGCAACGATCGCAGCCTGTACGACGGCTGGGGCGTGTCGGGGCAGATCAACTATCAGGTGAACGACACGATCGCGCTGACATCGATCACCGGATACCGCGAGTTCGATACGCGGTTCGATTCGGATGACGATCTGTCGCCAGCCAATGTCGGGTTCGGCAAGAACCATCTGACCAACTGGAGCTTCAGCCAGGAGTTGCGCGCCAACGCGCAGCTAACCGATGCGCTGAACCTGACGATCGGGGCCTATTACTTCAAGCAGGAGTCGCTCTACGATTCGCTGCAGGACATCCGCTACGTGCCGGTGTTTCCGCTGCAGTTTCGCCAGCCGGACCCCACAAAGGCCGACGCGAAGGCCGTCTTCGCACAGGCGTCGTTCAACCCGTTCGAGGGGTTCACGCTCAGCGGCGGGCTGCGCTACACTGACGAATCCAAGGATCAGCAATATTTCCGCCTGAACCTGGACGGCACGGTCAACCGCTTCCTCGATCCCGTCGGCGCGGTGTACGGCGTCGGTTATTCCGGGCCGGATACGCAGGGGTTGTTCGGCGGCGGGACGGTCACCGCGCTGTCCGGGCTGATCGCGAAATACAGTGCGAAGCGGGTCGATTACCGGCTGGCGGCAGATTATCGCTTCTCGCCCGAACTGCTGGTGTACGCGTCGTTCTCGACCGGGTTCAAGGGCGGCGGTTCGAACCCGCGGCCGTTCAACGCGCAACAGGTGATCCCGTTCGCGCCGGAACAGCTGAATGCGTATGAAGTCGGGCTGAAGAGCGACTTTTTCGACCGGAAGGCCCGTTTCAACCTGTCGGCGTTCATCAACGACTATAAGGATATCCAGATTCCGGTCAGCACCTGTCCGGGCGCGCCGTGCGCGGCGCGGCTGAATGCGGGCGAGGGCCAGATCAAGGGGTTCGAGGCCGAATTGTCGGTGTTCCCGGTGCCGGGCCTCGCGATCGACGCGTCGCTCAGCTATCTGACGTTCAAATACAACGCCGACAGCCTGAACCCGTCGGCGACATTCCCGACCAATCCAGGCGGCGTGGTGGCGAACGATCCGCCGACCGTGCCGCCGTGGAAGTTCGGCCTGGGCGCGCAGTACAAGGCCGATCTGGGCAATGCGGGCAGCATCACGCCGCGCTTCGACGTCAATTACCAGGACAAGCAATATACCGGGCCGACCGTGCTGAACGGCACGCGCATCCGCAACTTCATCCCGGCCTATACGCTGGTCAATGCGCGGCTGACGTGGACAAATGCGAACGAGGATCTCGACATCTCGCTGGAGGCGCTGAACCTGCTCGACAAATATTATCTGCTGACGATTTTCGACCTGCGCGGCGCGGGCGCGGGGTTCCGCAAAGGGCGCCCGGGCAGCCCGCAGGAGTTCGCGCTGACCGTGAAGAAGAAGTTCTGA
- a CDS encoding PQQ-dependent dehydrogenase, methanol/ethanol family: protein MTKSQGWLVLLAGAAFALSACSAATGSDSAPTAGGVDAARIAAAAPGEWLSTGRTYDEQRFSPLEKLNQSNVAGLGLAWFADLDTARGQEATPLMIDGVLYVSTAWSMVKAYDARTGKPLWSYDPQVPRETLVKACCDAVNRGVAAWGDRLFVGTLDGRLIALDRRTGKPVWSVVTLDQKGNGTITGAPRVINGMVMIGNGGAEFGARGYVTAYDAATGKQRWRFYTVPAQPGKENEPAYLKTAAQTWAGEWWKQGGGGTVWDAMAYDPALDLLYIGVGNGSPWNHLYRSQGKGDNLYLSSIVAIHAKTGDYAWHYQTTPGDSWDFTATQHIILADVTIDGKPRKVLMQAPKNGFFYVLDRTDGKLISAKNFVPTNWATDIDMKTGRPIETPEARYYKTGKPFIGSPGATGAHSWHPMAFDPKSGLVFIPANLAAFPYIPDPAWKPAKLGFNVGVDMGKAAMPAIPAVRNGALAATTGALIAWDPVAQKERWRVSYKGPWNGGLLATGGGVVFQGNATGEFAAYATADGRKLWSFPAQTGVVAAPISYELDGEQYVAVLAGWGGVWALAPGVLIDKSGPARNISRLLVFKVGGKATLPPAPPLEKLTLDPPASTATPQVIAAGGERFGRFCGACHGDAAVGGSLVPDLRRSGALNDAATWQQIVHGGALKDNGMVSFAPVMSADAIETVRQYVIARANEDKALEQGGGAVRKAK, encoded by the coding sequence ATGACGAAGTCGCAAGGTTGGCTGGTCCTGTTGGCGGGGGCCGCGTTCGCGCTGAGCGCGTGCAGTGCGGCGACCGGTTCGGACAGCGCCCCGACAGCGGGCGGGGTAGACGCGGCGCGCATCGCGGCTGCGGCGCCGGGCGAATGGCTGTCGACCGGGCGTACCTATGACGAGCAACGCTTCAGTCCGCTGGAAAAGTTGAACCAGTCCAATGTCGCGGGGCTCGGGCTCGCCTGGTTCGCCGATCTCGACACCGCGCGCGGGCAGGAAGCGACGCCGCTGATGATCGACGGCGTGCTCTATGTCTCGACCGCATGGAGCATGGTGAAGGCGTATGACGCGCGCACGGGCAAACCGCTCTGGTCCTACGACCCGCAGGTGCCGCGCGAGACATTGGTCAAGGCGTGCTGCGATGCGGTCAACCGCGGCGTCGCGGCGTGGGGCGACCGGCTGTTCGTCGGCACGCTCGACGGCCGCCTGATCGCGCTCGATCGCCGGACGGGAAAGCCGGTGTGGAGTGTCGTCACGCTCGACCAGAAGGGCAATGGCACGATCACCGGCGCGCCGCGCGTCATCAACGGCATGGTGATGATCGGCAACGGCGGCGCGGAGTTCGGCGCGCGCGGCTATGTCACCGCATACGATGCCGCGACCGGCAAGCAACGCTGGCGATTCTACACCGTCCCCGCGCAGCCGGGAAAGGAGAACGAACCCGCGTATCTGAAGACCGCGGCGCAGACCTGGGCCGGCGAATGGTGGAAGCAGGGCGGCGGTGGCACGGTGTGGGACGCCATGGCGTATGACCCTGCACTCGACCTGTTGTACATCGGGGTCGGCAACGGCAGTCCGTGGAACCATCTGTACCGCTCGCAGGGCAAGGGCGACAATTTGTACCTTTCGTCGATCGTCGCGATCCACGCGAAGACCGGCGACTATGCCTGGCATTACCAGACGACGCCCGGCGACAGCTGGGACTTCACCGCCACGCAGCACATCATCCTGGCCGATGTGACGATCGACGGGAAACCGCGCAAGGTGCTGATGCAGGCGCCGAAGAACGGATTCTTCTATGTACTCGACCGGACCGACGGGAAGCTGATCTCGGCGAAGAACTTCGTGCCGACGAACTGGGCGACCGACATCGACATGAAGACCGGGCGACCGATCGAGACGCCGGAAGCGCGTTACTACAAGACCGGCAAGCCGTTCATCGGATCGCCCGGTGCGACCGGTGCGCATAGCTGGCACCCGATGGCGTTCGATCCGAAATCGGGGCTGGTGTTCATCCCCGCCAACCTCGCCGCTTTCCCGTACATCCCCGATCCGGCGTGGAAGCCCGCCAAGCTCGGCTTCAACGTCGGCGTCGACATGGGCAAGGCGGCGATGCCCGCGATCCCCGCCGTCCGCAACGGCGCGCTGGCGGCGACGACCGGCGCGCTGATCGCGTGGGATCCGGTCGCGCAGAAGGAGCGTTGGCGCGTGTCCTACAAGGGGCCGTGGAATGGCGGACTGCTGGCGACCGGCGGCGGCGTCGTGTTTCAGGGCAATGCGACGGGCGAATTCGCCGCTTATGCCACGGCCGACGGGCGGAAACTCTGGTCGTTCCCCGCCCAGACCGGCGTGGTCGCCGCGCCGATCAGCTATGAACTGGACGGTGAGCAATATGTCGCGGTGCTGGCGGGCTGGGGCGGCGTGTGGGCGCTCGCGCCGGGCGTACTGATCGACAAGAGCGGCCCGGCGCGCAACATCAGCCGGCTGCTGGTGTTCAAGGTCGGCGGCAAGGCGACACTGCCCCCCGCCCCGCCGCTGGAAAAGCTAACGCTCGATCCACCCGCCTCCACCGCGACGCCGCAGGTGATCGCTGCGGGGGGCGAGCGGTTCGGTCGCTTCTGCGGCGCGTGCCACGGCGACGCCGCGGTCGGCGGCAGCCTGGTCCCCGATCTGCGCCGCAGCGGGGCGCTGAACGACGCGGCGACGTGGCAGCAGATCGTCCACGGCGGGGCGCTGAAGGACAATGGCATGGTCAGTTTCGCGCCGGTGATGAGCGCGGACGCGATCGAGACCGTCCGCCAGTATGTCATCGCGCGCGCGAACGAGGACAAGGCGCTGGAGCAAGGCGGCGGCGCCGTCAGGAAGGCGAAGTAA
- a CDS encoding glutathione S-transferase family protein — translation MNGILYHGEPNGPSLTVLAAAFEKGVELTLERIDLVAGERHGARAPHAFEVEQSIEGEGPVLVVDGVAMADSVFVACYLDDTGDGPALRPADPYARWQAMAWCRYVIERIAPAASYLGLSAAPPAAVPAGIASQDLADRWREAVEGRFDAAKLDDSRAKIAQGVEKVEAQLADGRAWLMGDFGIADLESYSWLAGMPALHPDAFADRPRTAAWLDRVRTRPSVSRALALATVAEPSAVWAPGPEINRWG, via the coding sequence ATGAACGGCATCCTGTATCACGGCGAACCGAACGGGCCGTCGCTGACCGTGCTGGCGGCGGCGTTCGAAAAGGGTGTCGAGTTGACGCTGGAGCGGATCGATCTGGTCGCGGGCGAACGCCACGGCGCGCGGGCGCCGCATGCGTTCGAGGTCGAACAGTCGATCGAGGGCGAAGGGCCGGTGCTGGTGGTGGACGGCGTCGCGATGGCGGACAGCGTGTTCGTCGCCTGCTATCTCGACGATACCGGCGACGGACCCGCGCTGCGGCCGGCTGATCCCTATGCGCGGTGGCAGGCGATGGCGTGGTGCCGCTACGTGATCGAACGCATCGCGCCCGCCGCATCGTATCTGGGGCTGAGCGCCGCGCCGCCGGCCGCGGTTCCAGCGGGAATCGCGAGCCAGGATCTGGCCGATCGCTGGCGCGAGGCGGTGGAGGGGCGGTTCGACGCCGCCAAGCTGGACGACAGCCGGGCGAAGATCGCGCAAGGGGTCGAGAAGGTCGAGGCGCAACTGGCCGACGGGCGCGCGTGGCTGATGGGCGATTTCGGGATTGCCGATCTGGAAAGCTACTCTTGGCTGGCGGGAATGCCCGCGCTGCACCCGGATGCCTTCGCCGACAGACCGCGCACCGCGGCGTGGCTCGATCGCGTGAGGACGAGGCCGTCGGTCTCGCGCGCGCTGGCGCTGGCGACCGTCGCCGAACCGTCCGCGGTGTGGGCGCCGGGGCCTGAAATCAACCGCTGGGGTTAG
- a CDS encoding CmcJ/NvfI family oxidoreductase, translated as MQAMINYVARGHERMRYFANDSSRDTVVIAPEPMPIAESRTSGTSLDCEGFALMPHRSAVADFADAAAVAAVHPEEIAALVQQVTGADAVSVTGAGVLRFAERSALSGALDNSRPARFAHVDVSDSTAAIFSARSLPEGRHQPRRTAHYNVWRAISPAPQDVPLALCDARSVATADLLPADAIFDRDGVDEWSFEGLVVAHSPTHRWHWFGDLDRDEVIMFKTNDSDPERAHSVPHVAFDDPDCPADAPPRASIEMRAIAYWF; from the coding sequence ATGCAGGCGATGATCAACTATGTCGCGCGCGGGCACGAAAGGATGCGCTATTTCGCGAACGACTCCAGCCGCGACACCGTCGTCATCGCGCCCGAGCCGATGCCGATCGCCGAGTCGCGCACTTCGGGTACGTCGCTTGATTGCGAGGGGTTCGCCCTGATGCCGCATCGCAGCGCCGTCGCCGATTTCGCCGACGCCGCCGCGGTGGCGGCGGTCCACCCTGAAGAGATCGCCGCGCTTGTGCAGCAGGTGACCGGCGCGGATGCGGTGTCGGTGACCGGGGCCGGCGTCCTGCGCTTTGCCGAACGCTCCGCGCTGTCGGGTGCGCTCGATAATTCGCGGCCCGCGCGATTCGCGCATGTCGACGTTTCAGATTCGACCGCCGCGATTTTCTCGGCGCGGTCGTTGCCGGAGGGAAGACATCAACCGCGACGCACCGCACATTACAACGTCTGGCGCGCAATCTCGCCCGCACCGCAGGACGTGCCGCTGGCGCTATGCGACGCGCGCAGCGTCGCGACCGCCGACCTGCTGCCTGCCGATGCCATCTTCGACCGCGACGGCGTCGACGAATGGTCGTTCGAGGGCCTCGTCGTCGCGCACTCCCCCACGCACCGCTGGCACTGGTTCGGCGACCTCGACCGCGACGAGGTGATCATGTTCAAGACCAACGACAGCGACCCCGAACGCGCGCATTCGGTCCCGCATGTCGCCTTCGACGATCCCGATTGCCCCGCGGACGCGCCACCCCGCGCGTCGATCGAAATGCGGGCGATCGCCTATTGGTTCTAG